The DNA segment GAGGCCTCGTTGAAGGTCTGTCCGCCGTCGGAGGTATGCATTATCATTGCCTTGAGCATGAAGATGCAGGCCATGCACAGCGGCATGCCCAGTTCCTTACAGCTCGGCGGCACGCCCATGCCGACGATTACGCCGTTGTCGCCGTCAGTGAAGTCCGTGGCCAGCATGAAGCTCATCATGTCCATCATGCTGCACGGGTCCGAGCCATCCATGGAGATGCGGTACATCGGGGACCAGCTGGTTCCGCCGTTGTGGCTGTCCCAGGCGTAGACTATGGACAACGCGCTGTCCTGATGCAGACCGGCGGTGTACACGTCCTCGGCGGTCGGGGCCGCGACGTACATCATCGCCGAGTTGCCGGCCATGGCCGATGAGTAGACGATCTCCCAGACTCCCTGTTCCTGTGCGACCGCGCCGGTCGCCACCATCAAGCACAGGGCAGCGCTGAACAGTAGAACTTGAATACGTTTCATGGTTCCTTCCTCCCGGAATCGTAGGCTGCAACCTTTTTGCTGCACTTGTATTGTCGATAGGCAGAGATAGTTTTAACAGCTAATCCTATTTACCATTATCCCCTGCTGTCAAGAGCCCCTGCGCTGGCCCGGACTTTTGATCGGGTTTTGTCAACTACCCTCGCAAGAAACCCAAATGGAAGCTTCTAGTAGCTCAGGCGCAGTCCGGCGCCGTAGGCCCGGCCCGGCTCGGGGAATTTGCGGGTGGTCTCGTAGTAGGTGTCGAAGAGGTTGGTGGATTCGATGTAGACCTCGAAGGTCGACCCGTGACGCCAGAAGAGCCGGGCGTCGGCGATCAGCCGCTCGGGCAGCAATTGCCGTTGTTGTTCGGCAGCTTGCGGCTCGGGGCGATCGCTGAATTCCGAGTAGTAGCGCGCCGCGATCTGGGCCCCGAGGCCGAACGGCGCCAAATAGCCGGCGCGGCCGCCGACGCCGAGTTGGGGTGCGTAGGGCAGGCCTTGCCCCATCTGACCGGCCGGACGCTCGCTGCTCACGGTCCAGTTCAGCCAGCCGTTGAGGCTCAGACCGTTCAGCGGCCGCAGTCCCAGTTCGACCTCAATGCCCGTGGCCCCGGCCGAGGCGCCGTTGTGAAAGCGACCCGAGCTGGCGCGCGGCCGAATCAGGTCGCGTGCGGCCAGCAAATAGGTGCGGAACCCCACGCTGACCATCTCCGTCCCGCCGAAGTCCAGGCCGGCCTCGATGCGGTCGAAGCGCTCGGGTTTGAGCTGATTGTTGCCCTGGTCGGGATCGAGCAGTTGGCGCTGGTCCGGCGCCTGCTGTTGATGCGAGGCGCCGAGCACCAGGGCCAGCGAGCCCCAGGGCTGCCAGCGCAGCATCAGCCTGCCGCGCGGCATGACCATCATCGGCGGCAGCTCGAGGATCTCGGAGAACAATCCCTGGTTGGTCTCGACACCGCCGCCCACGGCAATCAAGAGGCTTTCGTGGGGCCGGATTGCGTCCTCCAGGGCATAGGCCTGCACCGCGGTGACAAACCGCGTGTCGCGCGTACGAAAGTCGATCAGCGTGCTGTCTTCGAGCCAAAACGCGGCCATGCCGCTCAGCCGCGAGTAGCGCCCCAGGTCGAGCACCGGGTAGATCGAGCCCCCGGTACGGGTAAAACCGTAGCGTTCATTGTCGATCCGCAGGCCGCGGTTGGGCCGCGTGTACTGCGGAACGCGTTGGCGCTCGTGGAGCACGGCCAGATTGCCGCCGATCGAGAACACGTCGCCCAGTAGCTCGCCGCCCAGGCGCGCGTGCCAGCGGGTGTGATCCTCCACTGCCCGCCACAACGGCTCGTGCTGGGCCAGCCCCACCGGCACGCCGCGATCGCCCGTGCAAAAGCCGCCCGAGGCGTCGATCCCGGCGTTGGGGTTGAAGCGGTAACCCAGCTTGGCCCAGGCGTTGCTGTTGTTGCGATAGCTCTGTTCGCGGATCCCGCCGTTTTCGCGCGGCGCGGTCTCGAAACTCTGGGGCAGCATGAAGCCGGTGGAATCGTGGTGCGCGCCGATCACGCGGCTGGACAGGCCGCGGTTGCCGAATCCCACGTCAAGCGCCACGTCGCTTTGCTCGGGGTAGCCGTAGCGCATCTGCACGCCGCCGTGATACCCCTCCAGGCCCGGTTTGGTCCACAGGTAGACCAGCGCCGCCTCGCCGCCGGGACCGGCCAGCGGAGATGCCGCCGAGCGCACGACCTGCACGCGCTCGATATTGGCCAGGCTGACGTCGGCCAGGTCCAGAGAACTGCTGTAGGGATCCAGCAGCGGGATGCCGTCGAGCAGCACCTGCACTTCGCCGGTCGGCCTGGAGCGCTCCATGACGTGGCTCTCGCCGTTGGCGCCGTGAAAATCTCCCTCGTGGAGCATCATCCCGGGCACCGCGGCCAGCAGTTGGGCCAGGTTGCGCGCGCCGATGTTTTGGATATACGCGGCATCGAACTCGCTGGACGTGACCTCGGGCAGGCCGCCGCTCCACGGTCGATAGAGATCATCGCCCGCAACGGCAGCGGCCGCGACCAGGATGCACAGCGTGACGATGGCGAGGATGTTGCCGATTCTCATCATTTTATTCCGGTAATGCCACGTAGGCTGCCATTGCCGACCAGAATACAACATCCCCCGGCACGGGGGAAATCAATCGCGCATTCGCAGGGTGACGATCTCGTAGGGGCCCACCTGGAACTTCAGCTCCGCGGCGGGATCGAGGCCTTGCGTGTCGCGGCCCAGCAGGTCGGTCAGCCTGGCGGACGAGGGCTTACGCCCCAGGCGCACCGACGCCTGCTGCTTTTTCCCGGCGCTCTCGTGAAAGCGCAGCACCAGCTCGCCGTCCTCGCGATACAGCGCGTCCGGGCACAGCGCCGCGGGCTCGAGATCGAGCAGTCCGTCGCGGGCCACGCCCTTTTTGCCGCTTCCGGCCTCGAGCGGCACGACCAGCGGTGGATGGAGCATGCGCAGGGCGCAGCGCCAGGGTGCGGCCGCTGCGAAGTTCGGGCCGTGGGGCATCAGCCCCAGTCGCGCGCGGTGTACGCCGATGCCCAATGCGCCGCCGCCCGAGCGGTAGAAGTGGATCTTGTCCGTGGAGCGGTGCAAACACGAACGAAGCTCAGAGCCGTGACGGCGATGTCCGGGCACGCCGCAGTTGAGCAGCGAGACCCCGGCCCACAGCGAGGTCAGGTCGCTGACCCCCACTGCCGGGCGCTCGCCGCCGTTGCACTCGACGAACCCGCCGGGCACCTCGTTGCGCCACACCGCGTGACTGAGGTTGGTCGGCAGCCGGAAGATCAGCCTGCGGCCCGGGTCGGCGAAGTCGACCTCGGTCTGGACCTCGAGGTAGGGCAGGCAGTGGGTCAGTGTGAAAATGCGGCGGAAGCGACCGTGGCCGATGCGGCCCTCGACAGACAGTCGTGCCAGCAGCGGCCCGCGCTCGAGCAGCCGCACCGAATAGGGCCCGCGCTCGTTGTGCAGCCGACCCAGCGGCAGGCCGTAGTAGAGGCTCCCCGGATCGCGCTGCAGGGCCAGACGGCCGCCGCCGGGCGTCTCGATCGTTGAACCATCAGCGCTGATCAGCCGCAGCAGCCGACCATCGCGCGGATCGAACTGCGCCTCGATCAGCGGCCCGTGCAGCCGCTTGAGACTCGCCTGCACCGCGGCCTCCACGCCCGCGGGCGGATCGGAG comes from the Candidatus Alcyoniella australis genome and includes:
- a CDS encoding TonB-dependent receptor → MRIGNILAIVTLCILVAAAAVAGDDLYRPWSGGLPEVTSSEFDAAYIQNIGARNLAQLLAAVPGMMLHEGDFHGANGESHVMERSRPTGEVQVLLDGIPLLDPYSSSLDLADVSLANIERVQVVRSAASPLAGPGGEAALVYLWTKPGLEGYHGGVQMRYGYPEQSDVALDVGFGNRGLSSRVIGAHHDSTGFMLPQSFETAPRENGGIREQSYRNNSNAWAKLGYRFNPNAGIDASGGFCTGDRGVPVGLAQHEPLWRAVEDHTRWHARLGGELLGDVFSIGGNLAVLHERQRVPQYTRPNRGLRIDNERYGFTRTGGSIYPVLDLGRYSRLSGMAAFWLEDSTLIDFRTRDTRFVTAVQAYALEDAIRPHESLLIAVGGGVETNQGLFSEILELPPMMVMPRGRLMLRWQPWGSLALVLGASHQQQAPDQRQLLDPDQGNNQLKPERFDRIEAGLDFGGTEMVSVGFRTYLLAARDLIRPRASSGRFHNGASAGATGIEVELGLRPLNGLSLNGWLNWTVSSERPAGQMGQGLPYAPQLGVGGRAGYLAPFGLGAQIAARYYSEFSDRPEPQAAEQQRQLLPERLIADARLFWRHGSTFEVYIESTNLFDTYYETTRKFPEPGRAYGAGLRLSY
- a CDS encoding glycosyl hydrolase-related protein, whose protein sequence is ENFGKPSTVGWLIDSFGISPQMPQVLVKSGTTALVYSRREPRADVPSEFDWIGLDGTRITTAHLPRMYFAGYPLAQDEQRGLYQLWRVQKGLRNHAAGDQLLVPAGVDHGRPQSTAKLIERWNELHPQSPYRFSTPGRFFRALRGAPMAEMHGELGPDLAGCYGARVRTKQLNRRAEAALREAEFAAAWSQRLGNEDRNAQLDPAWERTLCGQFHDAICGPLPDHVAAEVDAEFEHAIALAREVRDQCLAQLARTARCGEGPYNFLAANPLPFERLELIRISFNPSEGQRRFRVLDDKGRTLPHQVLAARRYADGGLDEVNLGFVAKLPAAGWRTFSVVPVSDPPAGVEAAVQASLKRLHGPLIEAQFDPRDGRLLRLISADGSTIETPGGGRLALQRDPGSLYYGLPLGRLHNERGPYSVRLLERGPLLARLSVEGRIGHGRFRRIFTLTHCLPYLEVQTEVDFADPGRRLIFRLPTNLSHAVWRNEVPGGFVECNGGERPAVGVSDLTSLWAGVSLLNCGVPGHRRHGSELRSCLHRSTDKIHFYRSGGGALGIGVHRARLGLMPHGPNFAAAAPWRCALRMLHPPLVVPLEAGSGKKGVARDGLLDLEPAALCPDALYREDGELVLRFHESAGKKQQASVRLGRKPSSARLTDLLGRDTQGLDPAAELKFQVGPYEIVTLRMRD